The sequence GGTCTGGAGGACGGCCGCCAGATCGCCGGCAAGACCGGTACCACCGACAAGAAGAAGGCCGCCTGGTTCAGCGGCTACACCCCGCAGCTCGCCACCGCGGTCTGGATCGGCGGGCCCACCGGCGGCGTCGAGATGAAGAACATGAAGATCGGCGACACCTACTACGGTGCCGACGGCGTCTTCGGTGCCACCGGCCCCGGTCCGATCTGGAAGATGGCCATGGACGGCGCGCTCAAGGGCTCCCCGAAGGAGACCTTCCAGACCATCGACATCCCGGACCCGGCCCCCAAGCCGGACCCGAACGCCACCCCGGGTGCGACCCCCCCGGCCTCGCCCGCCCCGGGCGGCGACCCGAACGCGGGCGGCAACCCGCCGCCGCCGGCGGCCAACCCGAACCCCGGCACCAACGCGGGCGGCCTGATCGGCGGCGGGTTCACCTTCCCGCCGGGGGTCATCGGCGGCAACGACGGCGGCGGGAACGGGCGCGGCCACCACTGAGCGGACGGCCCGCAGGGCCTCCGGCAGGACGGACGAGGGGCGCCCCCCGAGCATCTCGCTCGGGGGGCGCCCCTGTTTCCTGCCCTCGGCGTGCTTCCCGGGCCTGCGTCCGGGCGCGTGCGGCCGGGCCTGCGTCCGGGCATGTGCGGCCGGGCCTGCGTCCGACTCCGCGTGCGGCCGGGCCTGCCGCTCCCCCGCTGCCGCTCGACCCGGCTCCGCTCCGCGGACCGATCAGCCGGCGAGGGCGGACTTCACCGCGGCGGCCACCCGGCCGCCCTCGGCCAGGCCGTCGACCTTCGGCCGCACCAGCTTCATCACGGCGCCCATGCCCTGCGGACCGACCGCGCCGCTCTCGGCGACGGCCGCGGCCACGATGGCCGTCAGCTCCTCGTCGGACAGCTGCTTCGGCAGGTACCCGGCCAGCACCTCGCCCTCGGCCACCTCACGCGCGGCCTGCTCGGCCCGGCCGGCGCTGTCGAACGCCTCCGCGGCCTCCCGGCGCTTCTTCGCCTCCCGGCCGATCACCTTGAGCACCTCGGCGTCGGAGAGCTCGCGCTTCGTCTTCCCCGCCACCTCCTCGCTGGTGACGGCCGACAGCGTGAGCCGGATGGTGGACGAGCGCAGCTCGTCCCGGTCCCTGATGGCAGCCGTCAGGTCCTGGTGCAGCTGCTCCTTGAGCGTCGTCATGGCCCCGAGTCTCCCACCTGCCACGTTCCGGCGCCCAGCATTAATCCGCCCCCACCCGTCCGCCGTCTCCCGCCCCCGCTCCCCTCGTGTCTTCCCCGCCCCGTAATAACCTCTTAAACTGGTTACATGACGGACGAGCGAAGCCCCGGCCTGGTCCTGCACTACCCCGGCGGAACGCGCTTCCACTTCGACCCCGGCACGCTCTGCCTGGAGCTCCTGCCCACCGGCGGCCCGGGCCGCTACGCCCGGTACGAGATCCTGCACCGGCCGTCCGACCTGCTCGAGTGGCTCGGACAGTCCCGGCTCGGCCTGTCGCCCGGCAGCGTCCGGATCAGCGACGGCCAACTGGCCGCCGTCCGCACCCTGCGGGACGCCCTCTGGCGCCTCGCCGCGGCCCGCGCGAGCGGCGGCCCCGCGCCCGCCGGTCCCGCCGACCACGCGGTGCTCAACCGGGCTGCGGCCCGACCGCCGCTCGCCCCGCAGATCGCCCCCGACGGCACCGCGGCGCCGCCCCTGCCCGGCGACGGCGACCAGCTCGCCTCCACCCTCGCCCGCGACGCCATCGCCCTGCTCACCGGCCCGCACGCGGACCGGATCCGCGAATGCGGCGCCGACGACTGCCAACTGCTCTTCGTCGACACCTCACGCCCCGGCCGGCGCCGCTGGTGCTCGATGGAACGCTGCGGCAACCGCCACAAGGTCCGCGCCCTGCGCGCCCGCCGCGAACGCCCCGGGGGGACGACCTGACGTGTCCCCGGGCGCACCCCGACAGTTCACCTGCTGATCCGCCGTCTGAGAGCATGGACCGATGCGACCGCTGTACTCCGTTCCCCTCGGAATCGCCGCCACCGGCGCCGCCTGC comes from Streptomyces sp. TLI_053 and encodes:
- a CDS encoding GatB/YqeY domain-containing protein; the encoded protein is MTTLKEQLHQDLTAAIRDRDELRSSTIRLTLSAVTSEEVAGKTKRELSDAEVLKVIGREAKKRREAAEAFDSAGRAEQAAREVAEGEVLAGYLPKQLSDEELTAIVAAAVAESGAVGPQGMGAVMKLVRPKVDGLAEGGRVAAAVKSALAG
- a CDS encoding CGNR zinc finger domain-containing protein, whose product is MTDERSPGLVLHYPGGTRFHFDPGTLCLELLPTGGPGRYARYEILHRPSDLLEWLGQSRLGLSPGSVRISDGQLAAVRTLRDALWRLAAARASGGPAPAGPADHAVLNRAAARPPLAPQIAPDGTAAPPLPGDGDQLASTLARDAIALLTGPHADRIRECGADDCQLLFVDTSRPGRRRWCSMERCGNRHKVRALRARRERPGGTT